TCCAATAAATAATAGAGGTGAATGTagtatacaattttttttatttttgtgtatAAAAAATAACTAAACATTTAAACATGTGGGGGCacctgttttttattttttataatttttttattttttattatgaattaaattttattattttttattataaacAGTACTCCGGGCCCACATGAACAGTGCttcattattattatttattacgAACAGTACCCCCGGGCCCCACATGAACAGTACCCccggccccacgtggggccacggCTCACGAGAGCGCGCCGATTCTTGGTGCGTTAGTATTGTTACTCAACTAGGCAGGTTGGCGCGCTTTGCGCGCCTGTATCAAAAGGTTTGatctaaaataataataaaatatattaTCGTGTGCTACAGTTAAAACAATATCGTGTTGATGTATTTTAACAACGTGTTGATGTATTAGATGAAGTCTGAAAGTTACAGTACATAGGTATAGTAGTTTAAAGTCCGAGAGCACGCTAAATGTatggatatatatttttttaataattctTTGTTTTATGTTAGTAGGTACGGTAGGTGGAGTGATTTACATTTATTATTGATTTTGGTAGGGTTAAAGATAAGATTAGTAATTTATAGTAGGTATAGTTCATGGATTGTCGtacaattatattttgcgagaTTACGAAGTGGAATTAAAATCCAATAAGTAGTAGGGGTAGCACATGTAAATGTagtgtatgaaatatatttattattttcgtgtaaataaataattaaatatatttgtgGGTGGATTCCAATTAATACGGGACCCGCGTGGGTCCTGTATAAATAGTACATGTAGGAATTCATTTTTTGTATGGTAACAGATATAGTTGATGGATTAGCTTgcactaattattaattttggtaGGAAAAATgataagattagaaatgaatggatgattcaattatattttgcgagttcaCAAAGTGAAAACAAAATCTAATAAATAATAGAGGgtaaatgtagtatacaaatttttttattattttttgtgTATAAAAAATAACTAAACATTTAAACAGTACCCTCAGCCCCGTGGGGCCACGGCTCACGAGCACGCGCCGATTCTTGGCGCTTTAGTATAGGTACTCAACTagtcaggttggcgcgctacgcgcgcgtattgatgtattgagttagatctaaaaattacagtaaagcGACATAGTAGTTTTGTATCTGAGAGCGCGCCAATATCAAGCATTGTAGTATAGACGTACAGCTAATTTTTccttaggaattttttttgtcaGTAAGTACagtttaattactttagtaggaaaaaaagtAAGTTTAGAAATGATTGAacagtttaattatattttgtgggtttacggaggaaaatcaaaacccaagaagtagtacaactaccacatgtaaatgtagtatacaaagtttagttattattttttatatgtaggaagtagttaaatatattttgtattgttaAATAAtgaaaggaaaatatttttttaagataaagaggctaacttaatagaatcgtgagccccacgtgggtcccgcctgaatagtatatgggtcccacgtgggtcccgcctgaatagtacgtgggtcccgcctgaatagtacatgggtcccgcctgaatattATGTGGGCcccatgtgggtcccacgtgaatagtatgtgggaccCGCATGAACAATCTACGGGCCCCACGtacatgggtcccacgtgggtcccgcctgaataatacatgggtcccacgtgggtcccgcctgaatattATGTGGGCcccatgtgggtcccacgtgaatagtatgtgggacccgcatgaacagtctacgggccccacgtggggccacgaCTCACGGAGTTGCGCCGATTCTTGGCCCTTTAGTATATGTACTCAATTACATACCTTTTCTCAAAAAAGAATTCTGATCACATTGTGAATTGATACATGCTACTGTAATTCAATGGGAACAGGCACAAGAAAAGAATTACAGTTTAATGTACATAAAAAATGTGTAGGGAAACAAAATTCCTAAAGAGTATGCAAAATGGATGTTGTACACTTGATCTCCCCTAGGATCCCTACTCCAGTTCAGGGTATTCCAAATGGGGGAGTTAAAGAGGGGATATTGAGGAAACAGCCTGGAAGAGGGAGAGAGTTCACTCCACCACAGATGTTCCTGCCAATATGTGCAGGTGCTGGCAGAAATTTGTATGCCGCATATTGGACAGCCATGGTACTATGCAAGTCTGCTGTCCAATTCACTTTTGGGGAGACAAGCCAAATGAAGAAGCAATTTCTACCAAGTGCTGCCCCGTTGAATTTGTTATGAATGCTATTGGGACGACAGGCTGAAACATGAATTCATCATCCTCTATTTGGAGGTCATAGCATGCTTTGAGCTCCAATGCTTTAGATTCCGCACCTTCAGCTTCTTTGCGTAGTATCTCAACTTCTTCATTATCATCCGTTTCAGTTGCAGCAGTCAATTCTGCTCTAGCAGCAGCAGAATCTAACCGGAGTCTTTTGTAACTTGTCATAGCAGactccttttccttttgtaCAATAAGCCCTTCACATTCCTGTATCTTGTCGGTAATTGCTATAATATCCTTTTCTATCATCTCCAGATCAGTAGCAGCTTTCTCCAACTTAGTGTGCAATTCATCCTTTTCAGAATTAAGAGCTTTTGCCTCAGCAGCTATCCTTCCTGCTTCCTTAAAGTTTCTTGCAGCCGCCGCAACTTTCTTTTCAGCCTCAAGTTCAGGGCcccttttgtcaatgaaacccAACTTCTGCTTAAATGAATCCATCTCTTGTTGTATGCTTGTtctcctcgaagatatctcctgTAAGCCATCAAATTCAGTAAATATCTAGAATATCTTACGTCCAGAACAAAACATTAAGATACTTTATCAATAAAATACCCAAAAAAAAGTTAAAAGAAGAGCTGATGTACCTGAAGACTAGTTCTTGCATCTGTAATTTTTTGCCTAAGCATTTGTATGTCTTGCAAAATTTCCTCCTCCATTTTTAGCAACCCAATTCTATCCTCCCTTGACTTCAAAATTGATGATGCAAGCTTTCTTCTTATTTCAACTGATTGCTGGCAAGTTTTAGCTTCAGAGGAACAAGCACCAATAATTTCCCTCAATTCTGAATCTTTCTGTTCTGTTAAAGAGATGAACCTatcaatttcattttttttcaacaaaagCGCTTCAGTCTCTAAATCCACTTTACTTTGGGCTTCCTTCAAGGAATTGAGCTTCAAGTCAATATCAGATTGAGAGCCATGGAATCTGGAGACCACGACACCAATTCTTTCTTGAACCTCGTGGATCCGGGCATTGTTTTCAGCTATCTCTGCTTCTTTCAACCTCACCAACTCTAGAAGCCCAGCTAACTCCTCAGCGAGGATTTCTCCTTTCTTGCTAAGCGTATCTTTCTCTATTTTGTCTTCTTCAACCAAATGCTCTATTGAGCCTTCCAATCCTGAACGTGCTTCTAAAACCAATTGTGTTTCGACCTCCATCTCCAACTTCTTTGTTTCTAGTAACTCCATTGATGTTTGCCACCCTTCTATTTCTTTTGAGGATATTTCTTCTGCTTGCTTGCTCTCTGAATCAGCATGGTCAGTGGCATCCTAAGAAAGGTAGAGATTTTACGTATTAATAATCAAATAAAGAGCAGAAGCCCAAATGCAGTTATCCAATTGCAATTGTAGCATAAATAAAAATTGATTGTTGTTTAGTTTTGTACTCCAGATTGCAGTATGTTGCCTATAATTTTTAGCAGTGGTTTTATTAAGTTGGCTACTGGATGATTGCAGTAAGTTCCATAACTGGAAGAGAAGATCAAATGGGCAAAGCTATGTGTCGGGTGGTAAACCCAGCCGGGTGGCAGAATACACCCGCCTAATCCCCGAGGGAGAATGAATtcgggggtagctaggattagtccgatctagatgcaagaacacgatgaacacagaaggtttagagtggttcgggccgccggagcgtaataccctacatccactgtgtgttgtattgcctgtgcTCACAAGAGATTGCTCGAGCGTGGTTCTAGCTGGTGAGCTGAgagtgtgagggagagagtCTAAGTCAACTTGTCCTGAGACTAGCGTGTGCTCCCCTTTCATAGTCAAAGGGAGGCacgtacatagccgttggaaccccgacaggtgggcccaacgtggatGTATTTAAATAACATAACGCCCAGCGCTATTATGGTGCTACGTCTGGGGAAGATCTTATTCCGGGATTTCGCTGCCTCGTCCGTATGGATGTACTGACCGGCGCAGACCCTCCGTTCGGCGTGGTCTTGCCCTGTCATGTTGGTGCGGCGCTTGCAGCTAGCAGGGTAGGCTGCGCCACGCATGCTGTTCAtgccgcgtagcttgcggcgtaggcggcatgatggaaagaGCCGTGCCGTGGGTGAAATGTTGGTTCCCCGGGCgccggacacgtggcggctccggacccctcctggGTGAAATGTTGGTTCCCCGGGTGCCGGGGGGTCCGGGGACCCCCGGCTATCTGCGCCGGCGCTGCcttctctgggacacgtggcgtcaccggaccctccccCGAGCAGAGAGCAGGTCCGGGGCCGCTGGCCCGGTGAGGtgggctccggaccgcaggggtccggctgctttGCTCTTCAGCGCCCGCCACGGCAGCAACGGcgccggaggtggtggtggcgctgtCCGCTGCTGAGACGAGGGCGCCGTCCGATGCGGCGATCGCTCttgctgctccggcggcggtggcggaggcgcacctcgtggctgctgcttctgcccttgtggtggcggtggtggtggaggttgttgttgctgctgctgctgccaccgcCGGGTAGAGGCATGTTCCGGCGGTGGTGGGGGCGGTGCAGCTGCACCAGGGGTCCCACGTGagccgggggcccgggagctaccctggcccgcgtcctcagcGGCCCTCTGACGCTTTGCGGCGGGCTCCGTAACTAGGGTCCGGTCGCTACGGTGTGACCTGCGCCGGCTCACCTCCACCGGCGGAGCGCCGGAGCTGCTTCGGCCCGGGCTGGGACCACTCGGGGCAGAGCTACCAGCCATGGCCTCcttgcccttggcagaagggTCGGACCTCGTGGCGCCAGTCTGGGCCAGGTCCCCAGTCGCGCCGGGGATCTGGATGCCGCGGTTGGGGTCGCCTCCCGTTTGGCGCGGTGCCAGACCGCCGTCGTCAAGGGTCGGCAGAGTGGCCAGCACCGTAGCCCTCAGGctcgagtcctcgcagaggggaacGACGCCCTGAGGGAgaatcaggtgctccgggacgaagatctcccccgtcaccgcccgcaccacgacctccaggccttcctgggtcagatcgctgtCCTCCCCGcagtgggtcctgctgcagtcttggggcccggtgaagctccagccaagacgcggccgctgcttcagaggggcgatccggcgctccGCTAtgtccccgagcacgtgcaacaaggtgaggccgctctccgccagcgtcctgatcttgctcagcacggggtcaaacgccggcggcagggacggcttggccctccaggactggcggtcggaggcgggccccttgGTCGGCATGACGAGGCACTCGTTGgcgtcggtggtggcgatcacccactccctgcgccaatcctcccacttTCCGCCAGTGAGGCCGGGGATGTAGGGCGTCTGCAGATCGTTCCTTGTCTGGAAATAGTACGCCCCGACTTCATCCTTGCTCTTCAaggacttcaccaggacgaagaagtagcggaagaggatgacgtagggccgcacccccacgaacatctcgcataggtggacgaagatcgacgtcaggaggatggagtggggcgtgagatgctggagctggaggccgaaatcctccagcagcagtaggaagaacgaagaaatcggcagccccacgccggtggaaatgtgcgaaacAAACAGCACAAATTCCCTGGTGCGCAGATCGCGGAGGGGAACCGAGCCCGCTCGAATTCCCCAGGCGGTCTCCCgtggactccacccaagcaggcggcgcaccacgTTTAGTTCCGCCTCGGTCTGGAAATAGCGGGGATGGACGAGGGACGTCATTTTGCTGTGGAGGCGAGGAACAATCTGCGTagaagagcaaggggcgaggaggctcgaaAGCAAAGGGGCACAAGGGCTTGgaaggaagaagacgaatgcgaAAAGGGAGCCGCGTTCAGCGGCACGGTCCTTTAATAAAGCCTGACCAATCCGGCGTGCCCCGAAACCGTCGCTGGAAGTCAAGCGACACTCATGCCTAGAGTTAGACACCTAGTCCATGAcaggggggcccaggcccacctatCATGAGACGCGAGTAACAAGTGAATGTGTGAAAaagcgggatctgaaccgtcgcccgcgcactaagcgaggcggaagctgagctgacgtgcgcgcacgaAGCGCTGGCAAGACCAGACTTTTCGGGAGCTGCGCTGGTGGTAAAAATTACATTTaccccggccgcaacaatgccgagcgtcgctcgcgtgactaggtgtaccactgtgtgtgggggccacgagtcagtgagccgttgcgatgtgatgaggcagtggGAAATCCGATGGATGGTCGAAGCCGACAAGACTCCTGCAACGCGCACAGTCGAGCGCTGGAAGCAACCAAGTTGATCGAAGCAAggtcacagtagtggccccaccttcGGGTTCGTAGCCtctcccaaggtgggcccgggggccactgtcggtatcCCGGGACCGGGGTACCCCCTCCTACTGCGTCTGGGcaaggactcgcgtagttatcctaAACTACGCGAGTCCTTGCCCAGACGCAGTAGGAGGGGGTACCCCGGTCCCGGGGTACCGACACTATGTGATGCAGCACAACAATCTAAGTCACAAACTCAAACTGCAACCAGTCCCATGTAAAATAGTTATCTTTTTCAATCATAGTATTGCTCACTTCTATAACCTGGAGCAGAACAGTTGGACATATTGTCTTGTTTGAAACTTAAGTAGCATTGACATAATAAATATAGTGGATGACTACACCTTGAAGCACCAGTGCATCAAAAtaaccaaaagaaaaaaaaaactgtttggACCATTCAAGCTTGCGATATATTTTACAGTGACACTATGCACACAATATGATACGACATTACAGAATTTAAACATTCTGTCTTATCTGAAAAATTAGTCCCTTGTTAGATCATGCATCTAAATGTTCATTTCAAAATCAAGATTACTTCCAGATTATGCTGTCTGGTAAAACCCATAACATGATATATGTTTAGCGAGAAGAAATATTTGAGAGTGGAAATTCTGATGCCTATTTGTTTCTAACTTTaacttttgaaaaactttgTTTCAAGGCACAGTTCTATGCGAGGTTAAAGAATACTACAAAGCAAGTTACCTTTGCAAACTGCTCCAGAAGAGCAGCAgcttcctcctctgctgcaATGCGCGCCTCGAGCACACCCTGCAGCTCTGAATCCACTGAATCATAGTCAAGCTCCGCATCACGCAGTGCTGTCAGAAGACGATCCTTCTCCTTCTCAAGCGCGGCAAGGGAGTCACTGATCCTCTCTGCCTTCTCAAAGTCCTCGGCCTCACAGGCCTCCTCCAGCTCCCTCTCCAAATCCTTGTGCCTGGATGCCACTGAAGTCGCCTCCTCTGCCACCTTCCTCCGCCGACCTGCCAGCTGCCTCTTCCTGGCAACCACAGCAGCAGCCATCTGCTGGATGGAGTCGAATTTGCTGGAGATTTGGGATCTGAGAAGACCCAACCTCTCCTTGATCCCGACCGCTGCTGCGACTCCAGCCGCTTCATCCTCTTTCTGATCATCTTCCTCCTTCACTTCCTCGTCTACCTCACGAGAAGGATTGGTATCCGGATCCACTACCACCTCTGCGTCTACCTCATCGCCGTTAGCATAGGCGTCAACTTGCCGCTCCTGGTACTGGTCAGGCGTAGGAGGAGCGGCAGGTTGCGGCGAAGCATCCAGGAAGGCAATACTACTAGCGGAGAACGTAGCAGCGGTAGAGGAACGAACTGTGGCGGGAGACGAGGGCGGCGCGGGCTGAGGCGAGCGGCCGTACCCGATGCGCAcggccctcttcttcttccggagcgacgaggaggacggctGCCGGGAGAGAGCAGCAGCGGGggcaggcgacggcgacggcgaaggcgccggggcgagcgcggcgggcgCCGCGTGGCCCCGATCCTCGCCCTGCGGGAGCGGCGGCTGCTCGAGCGTGAGCGGCTCCTGCGGGGCGAGGAGGGTGAGATCGGAGAAGAGGTCCTCGtcgagcggtggcggcgccgaggaggaggaggccgcgccggCGTCAGAGTCGGGGCGCGGCGCGGGATCGGGATCGGGttcggggacggggacgggggcgggggcgggggccgcctcctcggcggcgACCGGCTCGGGCGCGAAGAGGACCATGCCCTCGAAGAGCGAGCTGCCGTCGTccccgccgccccacgcgtcggcgccgccgccctgggacgccatctccggcgacgCACTCCTGACCAGCAACCTGTTGCTCCCTTGACGGATCCGGGACGACGAGGGCGGAGTGGACTCAGTAATGgatgggcggcgccgccgctgcgtacTGGACGATTATTAGATCATGGAGTAATTCAGGTGGTAATCGCGTGGCTTCCGACTCCGAGCCTGTTAACTTTGTCGCGCACCACGAAACTGGATCGGGTTGGGAAGGACGATGAACTGCTCGCGCTGCGTCTTCTCTGGGCGAGGAGTACGGCGAGAGCGTGTATGGGTACGACGATGCCTTGCGTGGAAGAAGCATTTCTGCATTTGCCGTCGCAAAGTTCCAGTTCAGAGCTGGACGGCAGGTTTTACCCGAAACAGAACTTGGCAGGAATTTGACATGAATTTTCCCAAAGTTCAGAGCCCACGGGACCCTTCAGCTCTATCCTATTCATATCCATGGCAGGAATTTGACATGAATTTTCCCAAAGTTCCTAATTCTCACAGCAATTAAACAACTTTCTTTCGCTCCAAGCGGAACTTGGACCAGACAAGCTCCAGACGCAATCCTCAATTTCCAACTCGCAGGAACTTTACAGCATACTCCTATTTGACGTCTCCCATGAGATTAGTTCAGAATTACCACGTTTCAAAgtgtaaaaaaaattgtgcacagcaaactctctggacaaacttcaCTGATCCTGACTGCTTACTTAAAGCAAAACAATCACCAGAACTTCATTTTCCACGGATGCAAGTTAACAACTGTATATGCTAAAATGGA
The Panicum virgatum strain AP13 chromosome 6N, P.virgatum_v5, whole genome shotgun sequence genome window above contains:
- the LOC120678486 gene encoding rho-associated protein kinase 1-like isoform X1 — protein: MASQGGGADAWGGGDDGSSLFEGMVLFAPEPVAAEEAAPAPAPVPVPEPDPDPAPRPDSDAGAASSSSAPPPLDEDLFSDLTLLAPQEPLTLEQPPLPQGEDRGHAAPAALAPAPSPSPSPAPAAALSRQPSSSSLRKKKRAVRIGYGRSPQPAPPSSPATVRSSTAATFSASSIAFLDASPQPAAPPTPDQYQERQVDAYANGDEVDAEVVVDPDTNPSREVDEEVKEEDDQKEDEAAGVAAAVGIKERLGLLRSQISSKFDSIQQMAAAVVARKRQLAGRRRKVAEEATSVASRHKDLERELEEACEAEDFEKAERISDSLAALEKEKDRLLTALRDAELDYDSVDSELQGVLEARIAAEEEAAALLEQFAKDATDHADSESKQAEEISSKEIEGWQTSMELLETKKLEMEVETQLVLEARSGLEGSIEHLVEEDKIEKDTLSKKGEILAEELAGLLELVRLKEAEIAENNARIHEVQERIGVVVSRFHGSQSDIDLKLNSLKEAQSKVDLETEALLLKKNEIDRFISLTEQKDSELREIIGACSSEAKTCQQSVEIRRKLASSILKSREDRIGLLKMEEEILQDIQMLRQKITDARTSLQEISSRRTSIQQEMDSFKQKLGFIDKRGPELEAEKKVAAAARNFKEAGRIAAEAKALNSEKDELHTKLEKAATDLEMIEKDIIAITDKIQECEGLIVQKEKESAMTSYKRLRLDSAAARAELTAATETDDNEEVEILRKEAEGAESKALELKACYDLQIEDDEFMFQPVVPIAFITNSTGQHLVEIASSFGLSPQK
- the LOC120678486 gene encoding rho-associated protein kinase 1-like isoform X2, with translation MASQGGGADAWGGGDDGSSLFEGMVLFAPEPVAAEEAAPAPAPVPVPEPDPDPAPRPDSDAGAASSSSAPPPLDEDLFSDLTLLAPQEPLTLEQPPLPQGEDRGHAAPAALAPAPSPSPSPAPAAALSRQPSSSSLRKKKRAVRIGYGRSPQPAPPSSPATVRSSTAATFSASSIAFLDASPQPAAPPTPDQYQERQVDAYANGDEVDAEVVVDPDTNPSREVDEEVKEEDDQKEDEAAGVAAAVGIKERLGLLRSQISSKFDSIQQMAAAVVARKRQLAGRRRKVAEEATSVASRHKDLERELEEACEAEDFEKAERISDSLAALEKEKDRLLTALRDAELDYDSVDSELQGVLEARIAAEEEAAALLEQFAKDATDHADSESKQAEEISSKEIEGWQTSMELLETKKLEMEVETQLVLEARSGLEGSIEHLVEEDKIEKDTLSKKGEILAEELAGLLELVRLKEAEIAENNARIHEVQERIGVVVSRFHGSQSDIDLKLNSLKEAQSKVDLETEALLLKKNEIDRFISLTEQKDSELREIIGACSSEAKTCQQSVEIRRKLASSILKSREDRIGLLKMEEEILQDIQMLRQKITDARTSLQEISSRRTSIQQEMDSFKQKLGFIDKRGPELEAEKKVAAAARNFKEAGRIAAEAKALNSEKDELHTKLEKAATDLEMIEKDIIAITDKIQECEGLIVQKEKESAMTSYKRLRLDSAAARAELTAATETDDNEEVEILRKEAEGWK